CGGTTTCCGCTTCCCCTGGGAGCTCTCCAAGACCGGCTTCCGCGAGAAGAGCAGCGAGACCCTGCGCGCCATGCAGGCCATGGACGCCGCCGTCAGCGAGCTATCCATTGCGCTCAATCCGGAGGACGCCGGCCGCGCGCTCTACCTGCTGGCCGCCCCCACCAAGGAGATGAGCATGGATATCGCCAAAGGCCTGGGCGACTACCTGCGCGAGCTGGCCGAGAACGCCGTCATACGTGCCGGCGACTTCCCCAGGGACCGCGGATCGGTGAATGTCACCATCCTCTTCTCGCAGCTGGCATTCGTACAGAAGATACGCGACTACTACGACAGGGCCTCGGCCTTCGCCATGACCCAGAAGGACCGCCTGAAGGAAACCACGGGCCGCCTGCGCGACATGGAAGACGCCGCCAAAGGCCTGCCCAGCCTGATATAAACACTGTTTTTCAAAAGCAAAGAGGGGGCAGTTAAAACTGCCCCCTCTTCTTATTTAGCGCGTTGCCGGAGGTAACGATGGAAAACTCAGGTCTGTTCGACGTAAAGATCAGCGACATCTCGTCCACCATGCTGATCACCCTGTACTGCCGCGCGCTGGAGAGCCGGTCACGAAATCCCATCATAAACGATCCCCAAGCCGTCAGGATAGTAGATGCCATCAACAGCCGGCTGGCCGGCTCCGAGGACAGGCTGTACAGAGAGCTGGCACAGGGGAAGCTGGACAAGAAATTGGTCATGTTTATCTCCCTGAGAGCCAGGCGATTCGATGACTACGCCCGGGCATTCCTGCCGGGCAATCCCGGCGGGACTATCGTTAACCTGGGCTGCGGGCTGGATACACGATTCTGGAGGATCGACGACGGGAAGACGGGTTTTTACGATCTCGATTTACCCGAGGTCATCGAGATAAAGAGGAAGCTCTGCAGGGAGTCCGAACGTTATCATATGATCGCATCGTCGGCACTGGACTATAACTGGCTGTCGCTGCTGAAAACGCAGGTCAACGGTCCCGTTCTATTTTTAGCCGAGGGGCTCTTCATGTACCTGGAAAAGAAAGATGTCAGGGAACTGGTCTTAAAACTGCAGTCTTCTTTTCCGGGCTCTGAGCTTGTGTGCGAGGTGGTCAACGAGTCTATGGTCCACGGCTGGCTTAAAGGCGCCATGAACATGCGGATGCATAAGCAATTACACGTGGGCGGCGGGGTCACCTTCCTGTCCGGTATCAAGGACGGCAAGGAGATAGAGAGCTGGTCGCCGGGCATCAGGTTGATGGACGAATGGTCTTATTTCGACTCTGCTGAAAAAAAGCTTGGCCCGGCGCTCTTCTTTGGAAAAATCCCCGGGATGCGCAGGGTGCAGTGGATCGTGCACTATAAATTGGGATAACGTCGGGGCGTTGCCTTAGCTGTGCCCGCTCTTCCCGGGCGGGTTTGAAAACCCGCCTACATGTTTGTAATCGATCCAATTGCCCTGCGGGGCGCAAGGCGCGCGGCCGCCTCTACGCAGAGCGCCAGGCTGATCAGGTAATCATCGTGCCCGGCGGAGGGATCGACGAAGAAGTTGATGGTGCGGTTGGGACGGCTGACGCTGCGGGCGCGCTCAAGCTGGAACGTCATCTCCCGGCAATCCTCCGAACCGTCAGCCCGATAGAGTTTTAGCCTGCCTGAATTGACGGCCGCCAGCAGGCTGAAGCCCAGGGCCGATTTGGAGGACTGTGTGAATTTGAAAGGCACGATACAACCGCCCAGCGCGTTGCGCAGAAACGAGACCACTCCCTCGCCGACCCCCGTGGCGTCCGCGACCACGCTGCTGCAGCGCCAGGTATCCTTGAGTATGTGGACCAGCTCTCGATACAGCTCCGGATGCTTTCTGCCGACCCAGCAGTAATGCTCGACCACCTCTATGCGCGGCCCATCCACGACCGGACCATCCGCCGGGTTTCCCACTTCGGCGATGGTCAGCACCGCGGCGTCCCGTCCGCGCAGCGTCGTCCCCGGCTCGTCGGACACCTCGGCCTCACCAGCCAGGTCGAGGCCGGCCACGTATATCTTGCTCTTCGAATCCCGGCGCGCCTGCCTTTCATGCGTTCCCTGCAGCAGGGCTATTTGAGCGCGCGACAGGAACCCTCCCGTGTTTCGTACGGGCAGCAGCGCATACTGGCTCAGGAACAACGGGTGGTCGGCGCCCAGCCTGGCGCGCTCGGCATCCACGAAGGACCGGTAGGCGGGATTATATCTGGCCACCTCCTGCCAGTCGAAGCGGAAGTGGCGCTTCAGTCCATCATGATTCTCGAGCTCAAGATTCATCAGTTTGACCTCTTCCAGCAGGGTGGAATCGTCCCAGGGCGTGCCGTAATGAACGGTGGTAGCATTGGTGGAGGAAGCCATGGGTCGAAAATCACGCGTGTACTTGTCCCTGTCCACGGCCTGCGACTCGTCGATCTCAAGCAGGATGTCGGCGGTGTGCCCAACCACCGACGATGTCTCTTCAGCCGAGAGGAAGACCTGGCAGGCCTCCCCCAGGCGTATGATGTATCCCATCTCAGCCTCCCACAATCCCCGGAAGCCGAATTCATCCAGCCGCTGCTTCAGGCGCATCATGGAGATAACGGTCTGCGGCTTGAAAGTGGGCGAGCATTTTACGGCGCTGCCCCCGCGCAGCATGAACATGGTGAGCAACAGCACGCCGATGTGCGCGGACAGCTCGTTTTTCCCACCCTGCCGGGCAATCTCCACTGAGAAGGTCAGGCCCCGCCGGTCCTCGATGCTTTTCAGCACGGCGCGCGCGATCTCGAGTTGATAGGGACGTAATTCCATAATTATTCTATCAGGTCATTGCGAGGAGCCGAAGGCGACGCGGCAATCTACTGTCACCCTGATTGTATGCACAAGATTGCCACGCTTCGCTCGCAATGACCAGAGGCAAAAAGCTCACAATGACGAGTGTATAAATATCTCTACTTGATGAGAGCCCTGACCCCCAGGGGAATGGCCAGTTCGGTGAGCACCTTCGTAATGGCCTCCCTGAGGCTTTTCTTTTGTTCCCTGGAGATCGCATAGCCTATCTTCACCATGTCGGCGATGGCGTTGGCCGTGCGCAGGTGCAGTTCGATTTTATCCGGATAATCCCTGATCAGATCACGCAGCTTGAGCCTGAGCAAGGCTATCTCCTGGTCGAGCCCCTCCACACCACCTGCCTCCTCCAGCATCAGGCTGCGGGCTTCACCCAGGGCGGGGCCGTAGAAGTCCCGCTTTGCGTCTTTTTTTGCCTGCTTTTTCGCCATATTTTATCTTGAAAACCAGCAATCCGTAAACGATAGCATAGGCCGCGGCGTCATACCTCTCCAGCCTGAGGGCATACTTAAGAAGCTCAACCATATCGAGCTATATTAGTACGTAGCTCTGAGGGCTTTCAACGGATTGCTGTCGCCCCGGGAATAAAATGAACTGATTTCACTGGCTGATCCCGGGATCTATCCACAGGGCGTGGATTTTGCCCGGCACCGCACCCCCCTCCACCCTCAGTACGGGCATGACCTTCCTGCCTCCATAGGCCGAGAGATCGATATCTATATCATGCAAACTGCCGTCACCGGAAGCCTCGATAGCCGGCCACCAGACGATGCCACCCCTGTCATCCTTTATGCCGAAGAGAAAGGCCGCGCTTCCGCCATCCCCTGCTTCCCCGGACAGCCCCACCCTGGCAGTAAAGCGCGTGTTGTAAGGCAACTCCAGAGGCAGCATATAGCCTCCCGCCTGCCACTGCTCCCGCCAATCGCCGAAGATCCCTTCGATCCAGCCATAGCCGCCGCCGGGCGGTATCATCTCGATGGCATTGCGATAGGTCTGATTGTCCGCAGCAACGACTTCGAGCAGCTTTTGCGCGCGTCCGGTAGCCGCATCGCCATCCGAGTATTCGATCCGACCGGCGCTGCCCCTCCAGCTCGCCCGCGAAGCATATTGGCCGAAATCGTATTTGTATTTGAAGCCAAAGGTCGGCACATAGCAATTATTTTCTTTACCGGCCTCTTCCACCTTATTATCTCCGTTGGCGCATATTTTAATCGTGTTTCCTTCCCAGTCGTAATTGGTGAAAGGCAGCATCTTTTCCTCACCAGCCCTGAGTCCGCTCACCCAGCTCGTGTCCCGAAGCATGTTGCTCTGGTCATAGACGTAGGTCTCGCTGGGGCCGGCATCGGCGGCGCCGATGTTTTTGATTTTATAGTAGAGCAGCCCGCTGATATGCGTCACGCCCGTGACGACCAGGTCCGGCAGGAATTCGCTCCTCTCCACCACATCAACCGTAACCCAGGCAGTCGATACTCCCCTCTGCCCGGAAGCGGTGAGGGTATACCTGGTGGTTTTTTGCGGCGATACATCGACTGATCCAACGGGCTGAACCCTGCCCGGTCCGTTGTCAATGGTCACCGCCGCGACGTCAGACACGCTCCAGCGCAGTGTAACGTTCTCACCCGGCATGATTACATCCGCCCCGGCCGAGAAATCGTTGATCACCGGCCAGGGTTTCACTTCTACAGCCGGTACGTCGACCGTGGTATTCTCGGCAACCGGCTCCCCTGCAGGCTGATCCGCCGGTGAGCAACCTGCCAGGATTACAGCCGCGAATAAGATCGACGTAATATAAAGCCTGATCATCTTGTTTCAAGTATAACAAAGAGAGAGACGCGTCACATGGCATGGTTGAAAAAGGCCGGTTGATGCTGACTTCTATATTGAAAGCGGCCTGTTTTTGGAGTATGCTAATTTCGATAAACGACCGGTTCATGATTAATACGGCGGGAGGAAGGCAGATGGTTGAAACTCTGAAAGAGAAATTCGACGCTATAGTTGTGGGTACTGGTCCCGGCGGGGCCACCGTGGCCAGAGAGCTGACCAACGCCGGCAAGAAGGTGCTGATGCTGGACTGGGGTTCCAATGCCCCCGTGCAGGGCAGCAACGCGCAGGCCCTCGGGTACATCGGCATGCCCTATAAGAGCCTGTATTTCATCGACAATTTCCTGGGACTGGTGCGCGCCATCACGGTGGGCGGCAGCTCAATAGTCTATTATGCCACCGCCTGGGAGCCGCCTTTCGACTATTGGGATAAATACGGCATAAACCTGCGCGACGAGGCGGCCGAGATTAAAAAAGAGGTCCCCATCAATCCTCTTAAGGACGAATTGATCGGACCCTCAGCCAAAATGATCGCCCGGAGCGCACGCGACCTGGGCTACAACTGGCAGAAGCTCAACAAGTTCGTGTACCTCGACAAATGCCGGGCCAAGTGTGATAAGTGCGACCTGGGATGCCCTTACGGCGCCAAGTGGAACTCGCGTATGTTCGTCCAGGACGCCGCCTCAAAGGGCGCGCAGCTGCTGGACCTGGCGCGTGTAAACAGGATCATCGTTGAAAACAAAAAGGCCACGGGCGTGGAGTTCTCGCGCAAGGGCAAGAAGTATATCGCCGGCGCAGACAAAGTGATAGTGGCAGCGGGCGGGATCGGCTCGCCCATCATACTGGAGAACAGCGGCATCCCGCAGGCGGGCGCCAATTTCTTCTACGATCCGCTGATCGCGGTGTTCGGGACGGTGAAAGGACTGGATGACGGCAAGGAGTTCCCCATGGCCATGGGGCAGCACATGGTGGAGGACGACTACCTGATGACGGACATGACTCTACCCTGGCTGATCTACGACGTATTCACCGCCGAGGTCTTCCGCTTCGACAAACTGTCGAACAGGAGCCAGCTGACTATTATGATTAAGGCGCGCGACAGCCTGGGAGGCAAGATCAGCAAATCCGGGTGCATCAGGAAACCGTTTACACAGATAGAGCGCGGCAAGCTGATGAGCGGATTTGAGCGCGCCAAAAAGATTCTCAAGAACGCCGGCGCCAAAGATATTTTCAAGACCTGGTGGATCGCCTCGCATCCGGGCGGAACCTGCAAGATAAATGATATCGTGGACGCCAACCTCAAGACGGAGATCGACAACCTCTACGTCTGTGACTGCTCGGTGATACCGTCCGAGTGGGGCCGGCCCCCGGTCTATTCGATCCTGTGCCTGGGTAAACGGCTGGGAAAGCACCTTACGGCCAGCAGGGCGGAGTCCAAAGCAACGGCGGCGGCGCCTGCAGGAAATTAGCCCATCCACCGGAACGCGGGGGCACCTGAATGTACGCTCCTACAGGAAAAATGCGGGGGCGGATTTTTAAACCCGCCCGGCGGCAAATATTAAAAATATTAATAAGGACCAGAAAATGACGATACCTCTATTTGAAGCCTACCCGGCCCTGGAGAAGCGTGTGCCCTGGATATCTCTGGGCCAGTATCCCACGCCCGTGCAAAAGCTTGAAAACCTGGGCAAGACTATAGGCTACCCCGAAATCTGGATAAAGCGCGATGACAAGTCGTCGGACGTCTACGGGGGCAACAAGATACGCAAACTGGAATTCGCTATCGCCGACGCCCTGCGCAAGAAGAAGAAATACATGATCACGGTGGGCGGCATCGGCACCAACCACGGCCTGGCCACCACCATTCACTGCGGCCGCGCCGGCATCAAAACGGCGCTGGTTCTCATCCCCCAGCAGATCACCGACAAAGTGCAGGAGAACCTGCTACTGGACCAGCATTTCGGCGCCGATATAAACGTGGGGCGCAGCACCATGGAAGCCTACCTGCGGGCGGCCTGGTTGATACTGACCCACCCCAACTTCTACCTGCTCTGGGCCGGAGGCACATCTCCTCTCAGCACCTTCGGGTACGTTAACGCCGCCCTGGAACTGAAACAGCAAATCGGCGCAGGCCTGCTGCCCGAGCCCAAATACATTTTCGGCGCCACCGGCTCCATGGGCACCACGGCCGGATTGATCGTTGGATGCAGGCTTGCCGGGCTGAAAAGCCGTATCGCGGGGGTCAAGGTCTCTATGGACGCCTATTCCAACGTAAAGGGCATCGT
The DNA window shown above is from Dehalococcoidia bacterium and carries:
- a CDS encoding class I SAM-dependent methyltransferase — its product is MENSGLFDVKISDISSTMLITLYCRALESRSRNPIINDPQAVRIVDAINSRLAGSEDRLYRELAQGKLDKKLVMFISLRARRFDDYARAFLPGNPGGTIVNLGCGLDTRFWRIDDGKTGFYDLDLPEVIEIKRKLCRESERYHMIASSALDYNWLSLLKTQVNGPVLFLAEGLFMYLEKKDVRELVLKLQSSFPGSELVCEVVNESMVHGWLKGAMNMRMHKQLHVGGGVTFLSGIKDGKEIESWSPGIRLMDEWSYFDSAEKKLGPALFFGKIPGMRRVQWIVHYKLG
- a CDS encoding CARDB domain-containing protein; translated protein: MIRLYITSILFAAVILAGCSPADQPAGEPVAENTTVDVPAVEVKPWPVINDFSAGADVIMPGENVTLRWSVSDVAAVTIDNGPGRVQPVGSVDVSPQKTTRYTLTASGQRGVSTAWVTVDVVERSEFLPDLVVTGVTHISGLLYYKIKNIGAADAGPSETYVYDQSNMLRDTSWVSGLRAGEEKMLPFTNYDWEGNTIKICANGDNKVEEAGKENNCYVPTFGFKYKYDFGQYASRASWRGSAGRIEYSDGDAATGRAQKLLEVVAADNQTYRNAIEMIPPGGGYGWIEGIFGDWREQWQAGGYMLPLELPYNTRFTARVGLSGEAGDGGSAAFLFGIKDDRGGIVWWPAIEASGDGSLHDIDIDLSAYGGRKVMPVLRVEGGAVPGKIHALWIDPGISQ
- a CDS encoding GMC family oxidoreductase gives rise to the protein MVETLKEKFDAIVVGTGPGGATVARELTNAGKKVLMLDWGSNAPVQGSNAQALGYIGMPYKSLYFIDNFLGLVRAITVGGSSIVYYATAWEPPFDYWDKYGINLRDEAAEIKKEVPINPLKDELIGPSAKMIARSARDLGYNWQKLNKFVYLDKCRAKCDKCDLGCPYGAKWNSRMFVQDAASKGAQLLDLARVNRIIVENKKATGVEFSRKGKKYIAGADKVIVAAGGIGSPIILENSGIPQAGANFFYDPLIAVFGTVKGLDDGKEFPMAMGQHMVEDDYLMTDMTLPWLIYDVFTAEVFRFDKLSNRSQLTIMIKARDSLGGKISKSGCIRKPFTQIERGKLMSGFERAKKILKNAGAKDIFKTWWIASHPGGTCKINDIVDANLKTEIDNLYVCDCSVIPSEWGRPPVYSILCLGKRLGKHLTASRAESKATAAAPAGN
- a CDS encoding pyridoxal-phosphate dependent enzyme, which gives rise to MTIPLFEAYPALEKRVPWISLGQYPTPVQKLENLGKTIGYPEIWIKRDDKSSDVYGGNKIRKLEFAIADALRKKKKYMITVGGIGTNHGLATTIHCGRAGIKTALVLIPQQITDKVQENLLLDQHFGADINVGRSTMEAYLRAAWLILTHPNFYLLWAGGTSPLSTFGYVNAALELKQQIGAGLLPEPKYIFGATGSMGTTAGLIVGCRLAGLKSRIAGVKVSMDAYSNVKGIVSLCNKTIKLMRKYDPSVPDMKFTDSDFDLEQDFFGGEYGRVTPEGRAAVDLIKKTEGIKLETTYTGKALAAMLDFIKKGRSPDGAPLLFWNTYNSVDYSETIKKCGGFKTLPKCAQWAFKENLIPYLK